In a single window of the Hydrogenobaculum sp. 3684 genome:
- a CDS encoding rubrerythrin family protein translates to MSKDLKGTKTLECLKHAFAGESQANRRYLYFAREADVQGYPDVANNFRETAEGETGHAFGHLDYLRKYNGVDPATDKPISTLEEMLESAVAGEVYEYSEMYPGFAKTAREEGFDDIAAWFETLAKAEKSHAGRFQKVLESVKNG, encoded by the coding sequence ATGAGCAAGGACTTAAAAGGCACAAAGACACTTGAGTGTCTCAAACACGCATTTGCTGGGGAATCCCAAGCAAACAGAAGATATCTTTATTTTGCAAGAGAAGCCGATGTTCAAGGCTATCCAGATGTAGCCAACAACTTCAGAGAAACCGCAGAAGGCGAAACTGGACATGCGTTTGGACATCTTGATTATCTAAGAAAATACAACGGCGTAGACCCAGCTACCGATAAACCGATTTCAACTCTTGAAGAAATGTTAGAGTCTGCTGTAGCTGGTGAGGTTTACGAATATTCTGAAATGTATCCTGGCTTTGCAAAAACCGCTAGAGAAGAAGGTTTTGATGATATAGCAGCTTGGTTTGAAACATTGGCAAAAGCAGAAAAATCTCATGCTGGTAGGTTCCAAAAGGTTCTAGAAAGCGTAAAGAACGGTTAA
- a CDS encoding N-acetylmuramoyl-L-alanine amidase, giving the protein MKKVKKYLTIFVIFLVSFVGFSWSKIIDVRKGIYQDKTRYVFDVKDVNTYKVRQEGRNIIIEIGDRKFIYTMPYVPTAVKSFMLQNPERIVIDIYKPKTSQDSILNIISPKYAYLLKEKPSLKNTVYDKDQDPLSVVDKKYLEAIENYERPQKTYKYIPHPYGVKVVVIDPGHGGKDSGAIGIGGVEEKNIVLSIGKKLDFFLKHDPRFKVIMTRDKDVFVPLQERARIAIENRADLFISIHCNMAPGHITWPHGTNIYFLSTPGINMKYNELVNNEAFSHLVFGNALYEPSLSARRVLARLALDVTKNQSFEFAKDLAYTLDKDLHKHVDIHNIHRRNFVVLRTPGIPSVLVETGFISNPHDVKELTNPSYQWEFAKAMYEAIVDYFFGQHHEVPQNNLALKGS; this is encoded by the coding sequence ATGAAGAAAGTAAAAAAGTACTTGACGATTTTCGTAATATTTTTGGTTAGCTTTGTTGGTTTTTCTTGGTCTAAAATAATAGATGTAAGAAAGGGTATATATCAGGACAAAACGCGCTATGTTTTTGACGTTAAAGATGTAAACACATATAAAGTGCGTCAGGAGGGCAGAAACATTATTATAGAAATAGGCGATAGGAAGTTTATATATACCATGCCATACGTACCGACCGCAGTAAAAAGCTTTATGCTACAAAACCCAGAAAGAATAGTAATAGATATTTATAAGCCTAAGACCTCTCAAGATAGTATTTTAAATATAATATCCCCAAAGTACGCTTACCTATTAAAGGAAAAACCAAGTTTGAAAAATACGGTTTACGATAAAGATCAAGATCCTTTAAGCGTAGTAGATAAAAAGTATTTGGAAGCTATAGAAAACTATGAAAGACCTCAAAAAACTTACAAATATATACCACATCCATATGGGGTAAAAGTAGTGGTGATAGATCCAGGACACGGCGGTAAGGATTCCGGTGCTATAGGAATAGGCGGGGTAGAAGAGAAAAATATTGTATTGTCTATAGGTAAAAAGTTGGATTTTTTCTTAAAACATGACCCAAGGTTTAAAGTAATAATGACAAGGGATAAAGATGTGTTTGTACCGCTTCAAGAAAGGGCTAGGATAGCCATAGAGAATAGAGCGGATTTGTTTATAAGTATACATTGTAACATGGCACCTGGTCATATTACGTGGCCACATGGCACCAACATATATTTTCTATCTACTCCAGGTATAAACATGAAATATAACGAATTGGTAAACAACGAAGCTTTTTCCCATCTTGTGTTTGGTAATGCTTTGTACGAACCAAGCTTAAGCGCTAGGAGAGTGCTAGCTAGACTGGCTTTGGATGTGACGAAAAACCAAAGCTTTGAATTTGCTAAAGATTTAGCTTATACCTTAGACAAAGATTTGCATAAGCATGTTGATATTCACAACATACATAGAAGAAATTTTGTAGTACTTAGAACTCCTGGTATACCATCTGTTTTAGTGGAAACTGGATTTATTAGTAACCCTCACGATGTAAAAGAACTTACAAATCCTTCTTACCAATGGGAATTTGCAAAAGCTATGTACGAGGCTATAGTAGATTATTTCTTTGGCCAGCACCACGAAGTACCACAAAACAATTTAGCTTTAAAAGGTAGCTAA
- a CDS encoding type II secretion system protein — MKCYKEKAFGFTLLEILVVIVIVSLFFSTLIGSYFFIVKKSLKTMKGSRNLYKYAKAIYNLENAIKCSKNIKIDNSKNFSTLYLYTYCGIYKGFSKEVFFVKDNTLYVYAYPYEFGDIFFYDEKKAIKLIPVINFRAEFINNNIIKFNINNKHFIVPILIK; from the coding sequence ATGAAATGTTATAAAGAAAAAGCTTTTGGTTTTACGCTTTTAGAAATATTGGTGGTTATCGTTATCGTATCTTTGTTTTTCAGTACATTGATAGGGTCCTATTTTTTTATAGTTAAAAAAAGCCTAAAAACCATGAAAGGCTCTAGAAATCTTTATAAATATGCAAAAGCTATATACAATTTAGAAAATGCTATAAAATGCTCAAAAAATATAAAAATAGACAATTCAAAAAACTTTTCTACATTATATTTATATACATACTGCGGTATATATAAAGGTTTTTCCAAAGAGGTATTTTTTGTAAAAGATAACACTTTGTACGTTTATGCCTATCCTTACGAGTTTGGAGACATATTTTTTTACGATGAAAAAAAAGCCATAAAGTTGATACCTGTAATAAATTTTAGAGCAGAGTTTATTAACAACAATATAATCAAGTTTAATATAAACAACAAACATTTTATAGTGCCTATTTTGATAAAATAA
- a CDS encoding DUF4878 domain-containing protein — translation MRKKISVIFGVAASIIFLSGCSPQTINNNNPETVLKNFDKDIENGDFKDAVKLLNPDIVSSRGGIWAERWVKLNAYNVKSITIKDISILGGTAHATVEITYKDGKTQKNAIDLIKNNGTWYISPSFSFKEGK, via the coding sequence ATGAGGAAAAAAATTTCAGTTATTTTCGGTGTGGCTGCATCAATAATATTTTTATCTGGATGTTCTCCTCAAACCATAAACAACAATAATCCTGAAACTGTATTAAAAAACTTTGACAAAGATATAGAAAATGGTGATTTTAAAGATGCTGTAAAACTTCTAAATCCAGATATCGTATCTTCAAGAGGTGGGATATGGGCAGAAAGATGGGTAAAGCTAAACGCTTACAACGTAAAAAGCATAACCATAAAAGATATAAGTATTTTGGGAGGCACTGCACATGCAACCGTAGAGATAACATATAAAGACGGGAAAACCCAAAAAAATGCTATAGATCTCATCAAAAACAACGGCACTTGGTATATAAGTCCATCTTTTAGCTTTAAGGAGGGTAAATAA
- a CDS encoding prepilin-type N-terminal cleavage/methylation domain-containing protein encodes MYGQCISKNNQKGFTLLETIAAFIVFVVMIAGAYSLLIQAIKLHQRQQALTKDAFILFNKLKYTSKHNSIKHIHHFNYQVIRYHNLKVVKFLPQ; translated from the coding sequence ATGTATGGACAATGCATCTCAAAAAATAACCAAAAAGGCTTTACGCTTTTAGAAACTATAGCAGCTTTTATTGTATTTGTAGTGATGATAGCAGGAGCTTATTCTCTTCTAATTCAAGCTATAAAACTCCACCAAAGACAACAAGCTCTAACAAAAGATGCTTTTATTCTATTCAACAAGCTAAAATATACTTCTAAACATAACTCCATAAAACATATTCATCATTTTAACTATCAAGTGATTCGGTACCATAACCTAAAAGTGGTAAAATTTTTACCCCAATGA
- the gspG gene encoding type II secretion system major pseudopilin GspG, whose product MRRRGFTLIELLVVIVIIGILSAIIIPRITNRIGEAKIKATKVQLKNLQGALEQYYIDTGMYPTTAQGLQALVEKPTIPPIPDNWHQELDKVPTDGWGHKFYYISPAPNHPYDLFAKTPDGKKIDVWTMHLKK is encoded by the coding sequence ATGAGAAGAAGGGGCTTTACTCTTATTGAGCTTTTAGTAGTAATAGTAATAATAGGCATACTTTCTGCCATAATAATACCGCGTATCACAAATAGAATTGGAGAAGCAAAGATAAAAGCTACAAAAGTCCAGCTAAAAAATCTTCAAGGAGCTTTAGAGCAGTATTATATAGATACTGGCATGTACCCTACAACAGCACAAGGGCTTCAAGCTTTGGTAGAAAAGCCTACGATACCACCAATCCCAGACAATTGGCATCAAGAGTTGGACAAAGTTCCTACCGACGGCTGGGGACACAAATTTTACTACATCTCACCAGCCCCCAATCATCCTTACGACCTTTTTGCTAAAACTCCAGATGGTAAAAAAATAGATGTATGGACAATGCATCTCAAAAAATAA
- a CDS encoding DUF3501 family protein, producing MKKVVFEDILNLYEYEKVRPQKVEELLGIKKKRSIFLGDIFHLFFENTFSVWFQIQEMIRAERMVKDEDINFEIEVYNDLIPEQNQLSATFFIEIPDENERKRKLKELVGIHDGIFISFKDQKIKAKANEQSDMDYKFGKAATIHFIKFDFDNYQKELFKNEKAFIEINHKDINIKQEIPQEVKEELVKDLYSE from the coding sequence ATGAAAAAAGTAGTGTTTGAAGATATATTGAACTTGTACGAATACGAGAAGGTAAGACCTCAAAAGGTGGAAGAACTTTTAGGTATAAAGAAAAAAAGAAGCATTTTTTTAGGTGATATATTTCACTTATTTTTTGAAAATACGTTTAGCGTATGGTTTCAAATCCAGGAAATGATAAGAGCTGAGCGTATGGTAAAAGACGAAGATATAAATTTTGAAATAGAGGTTTACAACGATTTGATACCGGAACAAAACCAACTGAGCGCCACATTTTTTATAGAAATACCAGATGAGAACGAGAGAAAGCGTAAATTAAAAGAACTTGTTGGAATACACGATGGTATTTTTATATCTTTTAAAGACCAAAAGATAAAAGCAAAAGCCAACGAACAAAGTGATATGGATTATAAATTTGGTAAGGCTGCCACAATCCACTTCATAAAATTTGATTTTGACAACTATCAAAAAGAGCTCTTTAAAAATGAAAAAGCTTTCATAGAGATAAACCATAAAGATATAAATATAAAACAAGAGATACCGCAAGAAGTAAAGGAAGAGTTGGTGAAAGATCTTTATAGTGAGTAA
- a CDS encoding heterodisulfide reductase-related iron-sulfur binding cluster: MPEMSIGGLKEFNFDLDDPRFYDEEALYEEAKRVYLKCKDCRMCVNFCPSFPALFDAVDSKHDDIEALTKEELVKPLELCFHCKQCYFKCPYTPPHEWKLDFPHLSLRYKAIKFKNQGAKITDKLMLDTDLVGKLSVPFGKVVNKTMDVKPVRLIMEKTAGIDQRAKLPPINEHSFRSFLKDNLVPVKNPVRKAVLFYTCLLNYNFLEKGKALLHVLYKNNIHIEVPEQNCCGIPFFDIGDIDSSIRKAKYNVDMMIDYVRNGYDVIVPVPTCALQLKHEYPLLLRTPEAKELSEKVYEIGDYLFSLNQENLFNKDFKNPMGKIDYHIACHLKSLGVGYKSAALMRMIPNTKVRIVEICSGHDGTFGVKKDTFDMAVSVGKPLFENILNQKADLVVSDCPLAGNFIELNTSRTVKSPIEVLSMAYGD, encoded by the coding sequence ATGCCTGAAATGTCAATAGGCGGGTTAAAGGAGTTTAACTTTGATTTAGATGATCCAAGATTTTACGATGAAGAAGCTCTTTATGAAGAAGCCAAGAGAGTTTATTTAAAGTGTAAAGATTGCAGAATGTGTGTAAATTTTTGTCCTTCTTTTCCGGCGCTTTTTGATGCCGTAGATTCAAAACATGATGATATAGAAGCACTTACAAAAGAAGAGCTGGTAAAACCTTTAGAGCTTTGTTTTCATTGCAAGCAATGCTATTTTAAATGTCCTTACACACCGCCCCATGAATGGAAATTAGATTTTCCTCATTTATCTTTGAGATATAAAGCTATAAAATTTAAAAATCAAGGAGCTAAAATAACAGATAAACTAATGCTTGATACAGATTTGGTGGGTAAATTGTCTGTGCCGTTTGGAAAAGTTGTAAATAAAACAATGGATGTAAAACCAGTTAGACTTATAATGGAAAAAACCGCAGGTATTGACCAAAGGGCAAAACTACCACCTATAAACGAACATTCTTTTAGAAGCTTTTTAAAAGATAACTTAGTGCCAGTGAAAAATCCAGTTAGAAAAGCTGTTTTATTTTATACATGTTTATTAAATTACAATTTTCTTGAAAAAGGTAAAGCTCTTTTACATGTCCTATACAAAAACAACATCCACATAGAAGTACCAGAGCAAAATTGCTGTGGTATACCATTTTTTGATATAGGGGATATAGATAGCTCCATCAGAAAAGCCAAATACAACGTAGACATGATGATAGACTACGTAAGAAACGGCTACGATGTGATAGTGCCAGTGCCAACATGTGCATTGCAACTTAAACATGAGTATCCACTGCTTTTAAGAACACCTGAGGCCAAAGAGCTATCTGAAAAGGTTTATGAAATAGGAGATTATTTGTTTTCTTTAAATCAAGAAAATCTTTTTAATAAAGATTTTAAAAATCCTATGGGTAAGATAGATTATCACATAGCTTGCCATCTAAAGTCTTTAGGGGTAGGTTATAAATCTGCAGCGCTAATGAGGATGATACCAAATACAAAAGTTAGGATAGTAGAGATATGCTCTGGACACGACGGTACTTTTGGTGTTAAAAAAGATACTTTTGATATGGCCGTTAGTGTAGGAAAGCCTTTGTTTGAGAATATACTAAACCAAAAGGCAGATTTGGTGGTTTCAGACTGTCCTTTGGCAGGAAACTTTATAGAGTTAAATACTTCAAGAACTGTTAAAAGCCCAATAGAAGTATTGTCTATGGCTTATGGAGATTGA